From a single Sphingobacteriales bacterium genomic region:
- a CDS encoding heterodisulfide reductase subunit B, whose product MKEEGKKRIWSEYQKEVPDDHYYYVRSCIRQTFFPGSEQAFLRILREELNRDVYENPYHTTCTGIAYHADIVPFDTTMTVVARQFALMTESGYRNYVPSCITSFGIYTEILETWKHFPEVEARIREKLWKATKREFKIPENLSHSSDVIYHFRNEIAEKAKYRLVKCKTGEPLKVVDHIGCHYAKMFPEKGIGGAEFPQVLSGMIEAWGGEVIDYPERRHCCGFGFRQYIVQANRGYSLSCSRKKFESMEPYEPDLIITNCPGCPMFLDRWQYVISEMEGKTYGKNGFGIPVFTYEEIAGLVLGYDPWELGLQVHQVSCEPVLDKIGIPYKLTEKFTGKNKEFLGVPKMPQYLKFCC is encoded by the coding sequence ATGAAAGAAGAAGGTAAAAAGAGAATCTGGTCGGAGTATCAAAAAGAAGTACCTGATGATCATTATTATTATGTCAGAAGTTGTATCCGACAAACATTTTTCCCCGGCTCGGAGCAGGCATTTCTGAGAATATTAAGAGAGGAATTAAACAGGGACGTTTATGAAAACCCTTATCATACTACCTGCACAGGCATTGCTTACCATGCCGATATTGTTCCTTTTGATACAACGATGACGGTGGTCGCCCGCCAGTTTGCACTGATGACTGAATCGGGATACCGCAACTATGTCCCTTCCTGTATCACTTCTTTTGGTATTTATACGGAGATTCTTGAAACATGGAAACATTTTCCTGAAGTTGAAGCCCGCATCAGGGAAAAATTATGGAAAGCCACTAAAAGGGAGTTTAAAATCCCTGAAAATCTTTCTCATTCGAGTGATGTCATTTACCATTTCAGAAATGAAATAGCTGAAAAAGCAAAATATCGTCTGGTAAAATGCAAGACCGGTGAGCCATTAAAGGTAGTTGACCACATTGGCTGTCATTATGCCAAAATGTTTCCTGAAAAGGGGATAGGAGGGGCTGAATTTCCACAGGTTCTTTCCGGAATGATTGAAGCATGGGGAGGAGAGGTAATTGATTATCCCGAGCGCAGGCATTGTTGCGGATTTGGTTTTCGTCAATACATTGTTCAGGCAAACAGGGGATATTCTCTTTCATGCAGCAGAAAGAAGTTTGAATCCATGGAGCCGTATGAACCTGATTTGATTATTACTAATTGCCCCGGATGTCCGATGTTTCTCGACAGATGGCAATATGTAATCAGTGAAATGGAGGGAAAAACCTATGGTAAAAACGGTTTTGGAATTCCTGTTTTTACCTATGAGGAAATTGCAGGATTGGTTTTAGGCTACGATCCATGGGAACTTGGATTGCAGGTTCATCAGGTGAGTTGTGAACCTGTGCTGGATAAAATAGGCATACCATACAAGCTGACAGAAAAGTTTACAGGTAAAAACAAGGAATTTCTGGGGGTACCTAAAATGCCTCAATATTTAAAGTTTTGTTGTTAA
- a CDS encoding CoB--CoM heterodisulfide reductase iron-sulfur subunit A family protein: MKKKVLVIGGGIAGIEASAFLSNMGFDVTLVEKEEKVGGHLNNWEKLFPTMRYGSEVLDFLKQGLNGKVKVLTSSEVEKIERIEDQRFDISISSGLNETADAILVTTGYELFDARKKEEYGYGIYENVITSADLEGYFNSNREVRTSGGKIPERIGFVHCVGSRDEKVGNVYCSKVCCVTAVKQSIEIKQKYPDCEVFCFYMDLRMYGMHFEHLFKEAQEKYGVQFIRGRLSEAFENQDKSVLIKVEDTLLNRPLKMSVDLLVLMVGFVPAQGTLKIGSMLGLENGINGFFKTRDQHTLTNVSNVQGVFFAGCCTSPKTITNTITDARAAASTIAAYLLNCEIDKRTVNTRK; this comes from the coding sequence ATGAAAAAGAAGGTTCTTGTCATCGGAGGAGGAATTGCCGGCATTGAAGCCTCAGCTTTTTTAAGCAATATGGGCTTTGATGTTACTTTGGTAGAAAAGGAAGAAAAGGTTGGAGGACACCTCAATAATTGGGAAAAGTTATTTCCGACCATGCGATATGGGTCTGAAGTCCTTGATTTTCTTAAACAAGGATTGAATGGCAAAGTAAAAGTTCTGACCTCCAGTGAGGTTGAAAAAATTGAAAGAATTGAAGATCAAAGGTTTGATATATCAATTTCTTCAGGGTTAAATGAGACTGCCGATGCGATTCTCGTAACCACAGGTTACGAATTGTTTGATGCCAGAAAAAAAGAGGAATATGGCTATGGGATTTACGAAAATGTAATTACTTCAGCTGACCTTGAAGGGTATTTCAACAGCAATCGGGAAGTCAGGACGAGCGGAGGAAAAATCCCTGAACGGATAGGTTTTGTTCATTGTGTGGGCAGCAGAGATGAAAAAGTCGGGAATGTATATTGTTCAAAGGTTTGTTGTGTTACGGCAGTCAAACAGTCCATCGAAATAAAACAAAAATATCCTGATTGTGAGGTGTTTTGCTTTTATATGGATTTGAGAATGTATGGGATGCATTTTGAACATCTTTTCAAAGAAGCTCAGGAAAAATATGGGGTTCAGTTCATTCGCGGACGACTATCGGAAGCATTTGAGAATCAGGATAAATCAGTTTTAATAAAGGTAGAAGACACTTTGCTTAACAGACCTCTGAAAATGTCGGTCGATTTATTGGTATTGATGGTGGGTTTTGTTCCGGCACAAGGGACGCTTAAAATTGGCAGTATGCTGGGGCTGGAAAACGGTATTAACGGCTTTTTTAAAACAAGAGATCAGCATACGCTAACAAATGTTTCGAATGTTCAAGGGGTGTTTTTTGCCGGATGTTGTACTTCTCCGAAAACCATTACCAATACCATCACTGATGCCCGTGCAGCCGCTTCAACGATTGCTGCATATCTGTTAAATTGTGAAATTGATAAAAGAACAGTAAATACCAGAAAATGA
- a CDS encoding 4Fe-4S dicluster domain-containing protein, translated as MKFGFEILKDRQIDFDKLDRSFSFYLRESEPSFRLCIFCGTCASGCSAAKFDNFSLKNVFLLINRGFTEQATDEIKKCWLCGKCVLSCPRGVNTRQLILKIMQKTDNK; from the coding sequence ATGAAATTTGGTTTTGAAATTTTAAAAGACAGACAGATAGATTTTGACAAACTCGACAGATCATTTTCTTTTTATCTGAGGGAGAGTGAACCTTCGTTCAGGCTATGCATTTTTTGCGGAACATGTGCTTCAGGGTGCTCTGCAGCTAAGTTTGATAATTTCAGTCTGAAAAATGTTTTTTTACTGATTAACAGGGGATTTACTGAACAGGCCACAGATGAAATTAAAAAGTGCTGGTTGTGTGGCAAATGTGTTTTGTCTTGTCCACGTGGCGTCAACACCCGCCAATTGATTTTGAAAATTATGCAGAAAACTGATAATAAATAG
- a CDS encoding (Fe-S)-binding protein, producing MHFHPFVLPFLLGLIFIVVFFVVKIIYWYQNLLIEEKIKFIQSVFTVKTWLAIKEVFFESLLHRKVFKINPLLGYMHSSIAFGWFLLILIGNLESRLYHPSDLNPPYYPIFLSYFDKSSHEVYWFAEIFKFVMNLLLLIILTGVSLAVIKRFYAKLFSMKKTSSLKWSDKIPLYALWLIFPFRLLAESVSAGYYHNGGFLTNSLGSVLSSFIPEYPFVEMFYWLYSISLGIFFISLPWSRYMHIPSEVVFIFFRNYGVDFSPANKAVNEVEVLSCSRCGICIDTCQIMSSARVNHIQAVYFLRGVREKKYDENKTFNCLMCGRCSNICPVGIDVNKYRLSQRIKANMQIDLPADKVKINPLEKAKVGYFAGCMTYLTPSVKEAMIQILNQSGSNWIFLDEKSGICCGRPAKLAGLTSKAVSLQNALKELIASAEIQQLVTSCPICLKTFREDYKLSIPVDHHSVFINQLIKDKKLIYSRLNLNAVYHDPCEMGRGLGIYDEPRELLDKVIQLRNHQYEKDNALCCGGSLAGFRLTNQEKELITKDALEKMNVADMNILATSCPMCKKTFARYVGNKVSDIAEIVAMAMKTKEGQKHISEQISIKELL from the coding sequence ATGCATTTTCATCCTTTTGTTTTGCCTTTTTTGCTGGGACTGATTTTTATAGTTGTCTTCTTTGTTGTTAAAATAATCTACTGGTATCAAAACCTTTTGATTGAAGAAAAAATCAAATTCATACAATCGGTCTTTACCGTCAAAACATGGCTGGCTATCAAAGAAGTTTTTTTTGAAAGTTTGCTCCATCGAAAGGTTTTTAAAATTAATCCATTGCTGGGCTACATGCATTCGAGCATTGCCTTCGGCTGGTTTTTGCTGATTCTCATTGGCAACCTTGAATCAAGGCTGTATCATCCCTCTGACTTGAATCCACCTTATTATCCTATCTTTTTGAGCTACTTCGATAAAAGCAGCCATGAAGTATATTGGTTTGCGGAAATTTTCAAATTTGTCATGAATCTTCTGCTGTTGATCATTCTGACAGGTGTTTCGCTGGCCGTCATCAAACGTTTCTACGCTAAACTGTTCAGTATGAAAAAAACGAGCAGCTTAAAATGGTCTGATAAAATTCCCCTTTATGCCCTCTGGCTGATTTTTCCTTTCAGGCTTCTGGCAGAAAGTGTTTCAGCAGGTTATTACCACAATGGAGGCTTCCTGACCAATTCCCTGGGCTCTGTATTGAGCAGTTTCATTCCTGAATATCCTTTTGTTGAAATGTTTTACTGGCTTTATTCCATTTCACTCGGAATATTTTTTATTAGCCTTCCATGGTCACGTTATATGCACATACCTTCTGAAGTGGTATTTATTTTTTTCAGAAATTATGGGGTTGATTTCAGTCCGGCAAATAAAGCTGTAAATGAAGTTGAAGTTTTATCCTGCTCAAGATGCGGTATCTGTATCGATACTTGTCAGATAATGTCTTCAGCAAGGGTCAATCATATTCAGGCTGTTTATTTCCTTCGGGGTGTCAGAGAGAAAAAATATGATGAAAACAAAACATTTAATTGCCTGATGTGTGGAAGGTGTTCCAATATCTGCCCGGTTGGAATTGATGTCAACAAATATCGATTGAGTCAGCGAATCAAAGCAAATATGCAAATTGATTTACCTGCTGATAAAGTTAAAATCAATCCATTGGAAAAAGCTAAGGTCGGCTATTTTGCAGGATGTATGACCTATCTGACACCCTCGGTGAAAGAAGCAATGATTCAGATTCTGAACCAATCAGGCTCAAACTGGATATTTCTGGATGAAAAAAGCGGTATTTGTTGCGGAAGGCCTGCAAAACTTGCCGGATTAACCTCAAAAGCCGTTTCACTTCAAAATGCCCTGAAAGAACTTATTGCCTCTGCTGAAATTCAACAATTGGTTACTTCCTGTCCTATTTGCCTTAAAACCTTCAGAGAAGATTACAAATTGTCAATTCCGGTTGATCATCATTCGGTGTTTATCAATCAGCTGATAAAGGATAAAAAACTGATTTACAGTCGATTAAATCTGAATGCAGTGTATCATGATCCCTGCGAAATGGGCAGGGGATTAGGCATTTATGACGAACCAAGAGAGCTATTGGATAAGGTCATTCAGCTCAGGAATCATCAATATGAAAAAGATAATGCACTTTGTTGCGGAGGCAGTCTGGCCGGCTTCAGGCTGACAAATCAGGAAAAAGAACTGATTACCAAAGACGCTTTAGAAAAAATGAATGTGGCTGATATGAATATTCTGGCAACTTCCTGCCCGATGTGTAAAAAAACATTTGCCAGATATGTCGGGAATAAAGTTTCCGACATAGCTGAAATTGTGGCAATGGCTATGAAAACAAAGGAAGGGCAAAAACATATCAGTGAGCAAATCAGCATAAAGGAGCTGCTATAG